One window from the genome of Microbulbifer sp. ALW1 encodes:
- a CDS encoding energy transducer TonB — protein sequence MTAATSQSNRHPAQTSAPPAQGDRFTFALFLACAAHALVIFGVTFTAPEAREAPPTLEVTLAQHRSLEAPEDADYLAQHNQQASGTAETPKELSTDRQAEIADTSIRQVNPLPQQQATRPADQLRQLVTTIGDSPQQAPELPAEDKRSDEKRGDAPTDLPPSNPEIASLQARLDKIRQTIAQRPRVRRLTSVATKASADAAYLHDWRQKVEAIGNDNFPEEALARQITGDLRMMVRLLPSGAVEEVVILDSSGERILDDAAQQIVRLAAPFAPFPPEIRKQADRLEIIRTWRFEMTGFSTAAGNSPKRG from the coding sequence ATGACAGCAGCCACCAGCCAATCCAATCGTCACCCGGCCCAAACCTCAGCGCCCCCAGCTCAGGGCGACCGCTTTACCTTTGCGCTGTTTCTGGCCTGCGCGGCACACGCGCTGGTGATCTTTGGTGTGACCTTCACGGCACCGGAAGCCCGCGAGGCGCCGCCAACCCTGGAGGTCACCCTGGCGCAGCACCGCTCCCTGGAAGCGCCGGAAGACGCCGACTATCTGGCACAACACAACCAGCAGGCCAGCGGAACTGCGGAAACCCCGAAAGAACTCTCCACCGATCGCCAGGCGGAAATCGCCGATACCAGCATCCGCCAGGTCAACCCACTGCCCCAGCAGCAGGCCACACGCCCGGCCGACCAGCTGCGCCAGCTGGTCACCACCATTGGCGACAGCCCGCAACAGGCACCAGAACTACCGGCGGAAGACAAGCGTTCGGACGAAAAACGCGGCGACGCCCCCACGGACCTGCCCCCCAGCAATCCGGAGATCGCCAGCCTGCAAGCGCGCCTGGACAAGATCCGCCAGACCATCGCCCAGCGCCCGCGCGTGCGCCGCCTTACTTCCGTCGCCACCAAGGCGTCTGCAGATGCAGCTTACCTGCACGACTGGCGCCAGAAAGTGGAAGCGATAGGCAACGATAACTTTCCAGAAGAAGCACTGGCCCGCCAGATCACCGGCGACCTGCGTATGATGGTACGGCTGCTGCCCAGCGGCGCGGTGGAGGAAGTCGTCATCCTCGACTCCTCCGGCGAGCGCATCCTTGACGACGCCGCCCAGCAAATCGTGCGCCTAGCTGCGCCCTTCGCGCCTTTCCCGCCGGAAATCCGCAAGCAGGCAGATCGCCTGGAAATCATCCGCACCTGGCGCTTTGAAATGACTGGCTTCTCCACCGCCGCCGGCAACAGCCCGAAGCGCGGCTGA
- a CDS encoding YqgE/AlgH family protein — translation MQPMKPSIDSDLTHTSLRGQLLIAMPGMQDPRFKQSVTFICEHSAEGTMGIVINAPSKVLWKEVFSQLSLDDASLRGDEPVLVGGPVAQEQGFVLHGRGMQFASTAEVSEDISLTASKDIIESLAAGRGPDDVLLALGYAGWGPGQLEEEIADNAWLTLPAAPEILFATPWEKRWQTAAARHGIDLSGIGTQSGHA, via the coding sequence ATGCAGCCCATGAAACCGTCCATCGACAGCGACCTCACCCACACCAGTCTGCGCGGCCAGTTGCTGATCGCCATGCCCGGCATGCAGGATCCGCGCTTCAAGCAGTCGGTCACTTTTATCTGCGAGCACAGCGCCGAAGGCACCATGGGCATTGTGATCAATGCCCCCAGCAAGGTGCTGTGGAAGGAAGTCTTTTCCCAGTTATCGCTGGATGACGCCAGCCTGCGCGGCGACGAGCCGGTGCTGGTGGGCGGCCCCGTGGCCCAGGAGCAGGGATTTGTCCTGCATGGCCGCGGCATGCAATTCGCCTCCACTGCCGAGGTTTCTGAAGATATCAGTCTCACGGCCTCCAAAGACATCATTGAATCCCTGGCCGCCGGCCGTGGTCCCGACGACGTGCTGCTGGCACTGGGTTACGCCGGCTGGGGACCGGGGCAACTGGAAGAAGAGATCGCCGATAACGCCTGGCTGACCCTGCCCGCCGCGCCGGAAATCCTGTTCGCCACCCCCTGGGAAAAGCGCTGGCAGACGGCCGCCGCCCGTCACGGCATTGATTTGTCTGGCATTGGCACCCAGTCCGGACACGCCTAG
- the ruvX gene encoding Holliday junction resolvase RuvX, protein MKTITALAFDFGTSSIGVAYGQSLTGSARELDPLPAKDGKPDWDRVQRVVDEWQPKVLLVGLPLNMDGSESEFGARARKFSQRLHGRLGLPVELVDERLSTRAAKEEARDRGHKGNYAKQPVDSIAARIFLEDWLRQYGGH, encoded by the coding sequence ATGAAAACCATCACCGCCCTCGCCTTCGATTTCGGAACCAGCTCCATCGGCGTCGCCTACGGCCAGAGCCTCACCGGCAGTGCCCGCGAGCTGGACCCGCTGCCAGCCAAAGATGGCAAGCCGGACTGGGATCGGGTGCAACGTGTGGTGGATGAATGGCAACCAAAGGTGCTGCTGGTGGGCCTACCCCTGAATATGGACGGCAGCGAAAGTGAGTTCGGTGCCCGCGCACGCAAATTCAGCCAGCGTCTGCACGGCCGCCTCGGGCTGCCCGTCGAGCTTGTGGACGAGCGCCTGAGCACCCGCGCCGCCAAGGAAGAGGCGCGCGACCGCGGCCACAAAGGCAACTACGCCAAGCAACCCGTGGACTCCATCGCCGCGCGCATCTTTCTGGAAGACTGGTTGCGCCAGTACGGCGGCCACTAA
- the hemC gene encoding hydroxymethylbilane synthase has protein sequence MSDSPSTPIKAIRIATRESALALWQANYVKQQLELHHPQLTVELLPLTSRGDQLLDIPLNKVGGKGLFVKELEKAMLEGRADIAVHSMKDVPMEFPEGLHLPVICEREDPRDAFVSNHFDTIESLPQGAVVGTSSLRRQCQILALRPDLQVKFLRGNVNTRLAKLDAGEYDAIILAAAGLLRLEMRERIAAFIEPEVLLPAGGQGAVGIECRRDPALEALLAPLHHVETSHRLVAERAMVRRLNGSCQVPIGCYAIFTPDNSEQLYLRGLVGSPDGETMLTAEVHGHQADADALGIRLAEQLLQAGADKILAAL, from the coding sequence ATGTCCGACTCTCCATCTACTCCGATCAAAGCCATCCGCATCGCCACCCGTGAAAGCGCTCTCGCCCTGTGGCAGGCCAACTACGTCAAGCAACAGCTGGAATTGCACCACCCGCAGCTCACCGTGGAACTGTTGCCCCTGACCAGTCGCGGTGACCAGCTACTGGATATCCCCCTGAACAAGGTGGGCGGCAAGGGCCTGTTCGTGAAAGAGCTGGAAAAAGCCATGCTCGAAGGCCGCGCAGATATCGCCGTGCACTCCATGAAAGATGTACCGATGGAATTCCCGGAGGGGCTGCACCTGCCGGTCATCTGTGAGCGCGAGGACCCGCGCGACGCCTTTGTGAGTAATCACTTCGACACCATCGAATCTCTGCCCCAAGGGGCGGTAGTCGGCACCTCCAGCCTGCGTCGCCAGTGCCAGATACTGGCCCTGCGCCCGGACCTGCAGGTGAAATTCCTGCGCGGTAACGTCAATACCCGCCTGGCGAAACTGGATGCCGGTGAATACGACGCCATTATTCTCGCTGCCGCCGGCCTGCTTCGGTTGGAAATGCGTGAGCGTATCGCCGCCTTTATCGAGCCCGAAGTATTGCTGCCCGCCGGTGGCCAGGGCGCTGTGGGTATTGAATGCCGCCGCGATCCGGCACTGGAAGCGTTGCTGGCGCCGCTGCACCACGTAGAAACCAGCCACCGTCTGGTAGCCGAGCGCGCCATGGTGCGCCGCCTGAACGGCAGCTGTCAGGTCCCCATCGGTTGCTACGCAATCTTTACCCCGGACAACAGTGAACAACTCTACCTGCGCGGCCTGGTTGGCAGCCCCGACGGCGAAACCATGCTCACTGCAGAAGTACACGGTCACCAGGCCGACGCCGATGCCCTCGGCATTCGCCTTGCCGAGCAGTTGCTGCAGGCCGGCGCCGATAAAATTCTCGCCGCACTTTAA
- a CDS encoding uroporphyrinogen-III synthase gives MSSPLQHQRILITRPAHQCGGWRDLLLAQGAEADCIPLLDIAPIKKGDAAQAIKSLIMDFDQFDHAIFVSQNAVQYAFDWLDDYWPQLPEGPRYYAIGAATARAIQNRGAEPETDNHNTSMDSEALLSLPGLRSPMGQRVIIFRGQGGRTLMGDTLVERGARLDYCELYQRLLPADAEEQLRSYPHTPQAITVHSGETLDNLQHALQASGRNTLRACPLICPSQRVASHAKALGFTQAYAASNASDNAMLAALKEVLAAGHS, from the coding sequence ATGAGCTCACCCCTGCAACACCAGCGCATACTGATCACCCGCCCCGCTCACCAGTGTGGCGGCTGGCGCGACCTGTTGCTGGCGCAGGGGGCCGAGGCGGACTGCATTCCCCTGCTGGATATTGCGCCGATAAAAAAGGGAGACGCGGCGCAGGCGATCAAAAGCCTGATTATGGATTTTGATCAGTTCGACCACGCCATTTTTGTCTCCCAGAACGCCGTACAGTATGCCTTCGACTGGCTGGATGATTACTGGCCGCAACTTCCCGAGGGTCCCCGCTACTACGCCATTGGCGCCGCGACGGCCCGCGCCATCCAGAACCGTGGGGCAGAGCCGGAAACGGATAATCACAACACCTCCATGGACTCCGAAGCGCTACTGTCCCTACCCGGGCTGCGAAGCCCCATGGGCCAGCGGGTGATCATCTTCCGCGGCCAGGGCGGCCGCACACTGATGGGCGACACCCTGGTTGAACGCGGTGCGCGCCTCGACTACTGCGAGCTCTATCAGCGCCTGCTACCCGCCGACGCGGAAGAACAATTGCGCAGCTACCCCCATACTCCGCAGGCCATTACGGTGCACAGCGGCGAGACACTCGACAACCTGCAGCACGCCCTGCAGGCTAGCGGCCGCAACACCCTGCGCGCGTGCCCGCTGATCTGCCCCAGCCAGCGCGTCGCGTCCCACGCCAAAGCCCTTGGCTTTACCCAGGCCTACGCCGCAAGCAACGCCAGTGATAACGCCATGCTCGCCGCGCTGAAGGAAGTGCTGGCTGCCGGGCATTCCTGA
- a CDS encoding uroporphyrinogen-III C-methyltransferase, whose translation MSDKKAPASSTGDSNPGNQKDSNPKDPQQDVPLVTQKAEPKSNFAKAAAGGKPGKSDGKKTTSTPPKTRSTTGSRVWTWFWLFILLLVAAAVAAWYFLPGVHQQVNQQLQGLPVVGKHFRSDTSAGNGAQVKVPAESSASNSVAAESQSTDSSTDSTNDSAPATQTTPQPSPQVSVEQSTPQPVPEQPMLQPGDSRPSATSPVPPPDHSARLIAELRQQLGQQNETIQQLQQQLAGVQRNVTAQGNRLSQLGNASREDWQLAEADYLLRLANQRLMLEQDSRAALGLLQEVDTIVREVDMPDLYGVRQQLARDITALKLVDNVDREGLYLRLRALEEQMVKLNIQPKFDLAKRDAAAAQAQEDNTEVGEAHFRSSWGNFVNFLKDSVRIRDGEIDPVLLSPQSETRFRQSLRLNMEQAELAVLRANETVYKDALSHARQLLMDYGVENPQRQVILRELEELAQNKVEAEFPDLSASQSALRNYIDKMHKVSSGQTPDNDNGGSYP comes from the coding sequence ATGAGCGATAAAAAAGCCCCAGCCTCTTCCACTGGCGACAGCAATCCCGGCAATCAGAAAGATTCAAACCCCAAAGACCCGCAGCAAGATGTGCCGCTGGTGACCCAAAAGGCCGAGCCCAAAAGCAACTTCGCCAAGGCCGCTGCAGGCGGCAAGCCAGGCAAGAGCGACGGAAAGAAAACCACCAGCACCCCACCCAAGACACGCAGTACAACAGGAAGCCGTGTCTGGACCTGGTTCTGGCTGTTCATTCTGCTGTTGGTTGCCGCTGCCGTAGCCGCCTGGTACTTCCTCCCGGGTGTGCACCAACAGGTCAACCAGCAGCTGCAGGGTCTGCCGGTAGTCGGAAAACATTTCCGAAGCGACACCAGCGCGGGAAATGGAGCCCAAGTGAAGGTGCCGGCCGAAAGCAGCGCCTCTAACAGTGTTGCCGCAGAATCCCAGTCCACGGATTCATCCACAGATTCAACTAACGATAGCGCGCCCGCGACCCAGACTACGCCGCAGCCAAGCCCCCAGGTATCCGTGGAACAAAGCACACCTCAGCCGGTGCCAGAGCAACCCATGCTGCAACCCGGCGACTCCCGCCCCTCGGCTACCTCCCCGGTTCCGCCACCGGATCACAGCGCTCGATTGATCGCTGAGTTGCGCCAGCAACTGGGGCAACAAAATGAAACCATCCAGCAGCTGCAACAGCAGCTCGCCGGTGTACAACGCAATGTCACCGCCCAGGGGAATCGTCTGAGCCAACTGGGCAACGCCAGTCGCGAAGACTGGCAGCTGGCGGAAGCGGATTACCTGTTGCGGCTGGCAAACCAACGCCTGATGCTCGAGCAGGACAGCCGCGCTGCCCTCGGCCTGTTACAGGAAGTGGACACCATCGTGCGGGAAGTGGACATGCCGGATCTTTACGGCGTGCGCCAGCAATTAGCGCGGGATATCACCGCCCTCAAGCTGGTAGACAATGTCGACCGCGAAGGCCTTTACCTCCGCCTGCGCGCACTGGAAGAGCAGATGGTGAAGCTCAACATCCAGCCAAAATTTGACCTTGCCAAACGGGACGCCGCAGCGGCACAGGCGCAGGAAGACAACACCGAGGTCGGCGAAGCGCACTTCCGCTCCAGTTGGGGCAACTTCGTCAACTTCCTCAAAGACTCGGTGCGCATCCGCGATGGGGAGATCGACCCGGTACTGCTGTCACCCCAGAGTGAAACCCGCTTTCGCCAAAGTCTGCGCCTGAACATGGAGCAGGCGGAATTGGCGGTACTGCGCGCGAACGAAACCGTCTACAAAGACGCCCTTAGTCACGCCCGCCAACTGCTGATGGATTACGGTGTCGAGAACCCCCAGCGGCAGGTCATCCTGCGTGAGCTAGAGGAACTGGCACAAAACAAAGTGGAGGCAGAATTTCCTGACCTGAGCGCGTCACAAAGTGCCCTGCGCAATTACATCGACAAAATGCACAAGGTTTCTTCCGGGCAAACCCCCGATAACGATAACGGAGGCAGCTACCCGTGA
- a CDS encoding heme biosynthesis HemY N-terminal domain-containing protein: protein MKRFLFFTLILLLGGALLAEAMRSYPGYLLLMVGGDTGKRIEMNLWVAVGGLALGILALFLFFWLLRSLARAIEGGFSRIRFGRSRMARRRLTNGLVEYMEGNWARARRLLLKSAARSDAPIINYLAAARSAFELGYRDEANELLAKAEATGDDTQLAVAISQARMQLLDKHYEQCIASLQRAMQEEPNHPALLQLLRQAYYHIGEWNGLRELLPRLEKHGTMPESQLQQLELEVYQNLLREAANRNDSEKLREIWQSLNGRWQRNIELRNLYGEMLHKVGSDTEAEKHLRWILNREWRGDTVRLYGHLTGADPNQQLVVADGWQKEYGENADLLTCLGRLCLRNEIWGKARQYFEKSLLLRSDPVTSAELARLLYALGEKEQAARLYEQGLLQAVSDLPQLPLPDQSTSVLSARAS, encoded by the coding sequence GTGAAACGCTTCCTCTTCTTCACCCTGATACTGCTGCTCGGCGGTGCGCTACTGGCCGAAGCCATGCGATCCTACCCCGGATACCTGCTGTTGATGGTTGGTGGCGATACCGGCAAACGCATCGAGATGAACCTGTGGGTAGCGGTCGGTGGCCTCGCCCTCGGTATACTCGCGCTGTTTTTGTTCTTCTGGCTACTGCGCAGCCTCGCACGTGCCATTGAGGGCGGCTTCAGCCGTATCCGCTTTGGCCGCAGCCGCATGGCGCGGCGACGCCTGACCAACGGCCTGGTGGAATATATGGAGGGTAACTGGGCCCGCGCCCGTCGCCTGCTGCTAAAAAGCGCCGCCCGGTCCGACGCCCCCATCATCAACTATCTGGCCGCGGCGCGTAGCGCCTTCGAACTCGGTTACCGGGACGAAGCCAATGAACTGCTCGCCAAAGCGGAAGCCACCGGCGACGATACGCAGCTCGCCGTCGCCATCAGCCAGGCCCGCATGCAGCTGCTGGATAAACACTACGAACAATGCATCGCCAGTTTGCAGCGCGCCATGCAGGAAGAACCCAACCACCCGGCGCTACTGCAACTGCTGCGCCAGGCCTACTACCACATCGGTGAATGGAACGGTCTGCGGGAATTACTGCCGCGGCTGGAAAAGCACGGAACCATGCCGGAATCGCAACTGCAGCAACTGGAACTCGAGGTCTACCAGAACCTGCTACGCGAGGCCGCCAACCGCAACGACAGTGAAAAGCTCCGTGAGATCTGGCAGAGCCTGAACGGCCGCTGGCAACGCAATATCGAGCTGCGCAACCTGTATGGGGAAATGCTGCACAAAGTGGGCAGCGATACTGAAGCGGAAAAGCACCTGCGCTGGATTCTGAATCGCGAATGGCGTGGCGATACCGTGCGCCTCTACGGACACCTCACCGGAGCCGATCCCAACCAACAGCTGGTAGTTGCCGATGGCTGGCAGAAAGAGTACGGCGAAAATGCCGACCTCCTCACCTGCCTGGGCCGCCTGTGCCTGCGCAATGAAATCTGGGGCAAAGCCCGACAGTACTTTGAGAAAAGCCTGCTGCTGCGCTCGGACCCCGTTACCTCTGCGGAATTAGCCCGGCTGCTGTACGCCCTGGGCGAAAAGGAGCAGGCCGCCCGCCTCTACGAGCAGGGCCTGCTGCAGGCGGTATCCGACCTGCCGCAATTGCCACTGCCAGACCAGAGTACCAGTGTACTCAGCGCCCGCGCATCCTGA
- a CDS encoding cupin — MIEKINLFHALPDAKNAEVLEDLLRHENVRIERITSSGQITPEGEWYDQKEHEWVLLLQGAARLEFKNPFEEVKGAGMKAGQGKAGDRQGGTREVALVAGDYVNIPAGCRHRVSWTDPAQLTVWLAVFYR; from the coding sequence ATGATCGAAAAGATAAATCTTTTCCATGCGCTGCCTGATGCGAAAAATGCGGAAGTACTTGAAGACCTTTTACGGCACGAGAATGTGCGGATTGAGCGTATCACTTCCTCTGGCCAGATAACGCCGGAGGGTGAGTGGTACGACCAGAAGGAGCATGAGTGGGTGCTTTTACTTCAGGGCGCTGCCCGGTTGGAATTCAAAAATCCATTTGAAGAAGTAAAGGGCGCGGGTATGAAAGCGGGGCAGGGTAAAGCCGGTGATAGGCAGGGTGGCACCAGGGAGGTTGCGCTTGTGGCGGGGGACTATGTCAATATCCCCGCGGGTTGCAGGCACCGGGTCAGCTGGACGGATCCCGCCCAGCTGACGGTATGGTTGGCCGTTTTTTATCGCTGA
- a CDS encoding PLDc N-terminal domain-containing protein, translating to MEGVFGFLVLIADIYAIIKIIQSSASGLKKLLWVLLVIVLPILGLILWFFMGPGGKGG from the coding sequence ATGGAAGGTGTTTTTGGATTTCTCGTCCTGATCGCGGATATTTACGCCATCATCAAAATTATTCAGAGCTCTGCGAGCGGTCTCAAGAAATTGCTCTGGGTATTGTTGGTCATCGTATTGCCGATTTTGGGGCTGATTCTCTGGTTCTTTATGGGGCCGGGAGGCAAGGGCGGCTAA
- a CDS encoding nicotinamide mononucleotide transporter: protein MSSLYQYYFLDWAGMILSLLSAYMLGNRQRSGFLLFAFSNLIFIFLGLTWMESVGMAVGNVAFMIINIRGYVHWAKNVEPEDGATPIRS, encoded by the coding sequence ATGAGTTCGCTGTATCAGTATTACTTTTTGGATTGGGCTGGGATGATCCTCAGCTTGCTTTCAGCCTACATGCTGGGAAATAGACAAAGATCTGGTTTTTTATTGTTTGCCTTTTCTAATCTCATTTTCATATTTCTTGGTCTTACCTGGATGGAAAGTGTTGGAATGGCTGTAGGGAACGTGGCATTTATGATTATTAATATAAGGGGCTATGTCCATTGGGCTAAAAATGTTGAACCTGAAGACGGCGCTACTCCTATTAGATCGTAA
- a CDS encoding IS3 family transposase, whose amino-acid sequence MFEFIDLNREKHSIAMMCRIYDVTRDGYNSWRRRGVCERRQEDSELFVHIRSIFNRHDGCYGSPKITQELKKKGINVGQKRVARIMRNHGLKAVKSRIYTARPGTYRHVYGIQCKIEGIELTRPNQLWVGDVTYIKLRDGSWQYLSVVMDRYSRKVVSWSLGDRRDASLTLSSIDRAVRNRGHHPELIFHSDRGSEYLSGQYRERLRRYGISQSMNRVKNMNDNAFIESFFHQFKTERIKRQVFDSEKQLRSTVTEYMRYYNSQRSHSSIGYVSPQEFECKINC is encoded by the coding sequence ATCTTCGAGTTCATAGATCTAAACCGCGAGAAGCACAGTATTGCAATGATGTGCCGGATCTATGACGTGACCCGTGATGGTTACAACTCTTGGCGCCGCCGTGGTGTATGTGAGCGCCGGCAAGAAGATAGTGAGCTGTTTGTACATATAAGATCGATTTTTAACCGACATGATGGCTGCTACGGTAGTCCAAAAATTACCCAAGAGCTGAAAAAGAAGGGTATAAACGTTGGTCAAAAACGTGTGGCTAGAATCATGCGAAATCACGGTCTCAAGGCCGTAAAATCAAGGATCTACACGGCTAGGCCCGGTACTTACAGGCATGTTTATGGAATCCAGTGCAAGATAGAAGGCATCGAGCTGACGCGCCCGAACCAGCTATGGGTGGGTGATGTTACTTATATAAAGCTCAGAGATGGTAGCTGGCAGTATCTGTCGGTAGTCATGGATCGCTACAGTAGGAAGGTTGTCTCCTGGTCCCTGGGTGATAGGAGGGATGCGTCGCTGACACTGTCCAGCATTGATAGGGCGGTGCGAAACCGTGGACATCACCCTGAGCTAATCTTTCACTCTGACCGTGGTAGCGAGTACTTGTCGGGTCAATATCGTGAGCGACTGCGGCGGTATGGGATCAGTCAAAGCATGAATCGAGTAAAGAACATGAATGACAACGCATTCATTGAGTCGTTCTTTCACCAATTTAAAACAGAGCGTATTAAGCGCCAAGTCTTCGATTCTGAAAAACAGCTAAGATCGACGGTGACTGAATATATGCGCTACTACAACAGTCAGAGGTCGCATTCGTCTATTGGGTATGTTTCACCTCAAGAATTCGAGTGTAAAATCAATTGCTAA